Proteins from a single region of Sneathiella aquimaris:
- a CDS encoding CaiB/BaiF CoA transferase family protein → MSGVLSGIRVLDFGRYIAGPYCATIMGQLGAEVIRIEKLAGSEDRYMTPLTESGEGGLLFQIAHDKMGMTLNPMKPEGREIVERLVKTADVVVANLPVDTLETMGLDYESLKAIKEDIILTHPSAFGDVGPYANKVGFDGIGQAMSGAMYMSGDGHEPRKLYGPWVDFSTAMISCIGTLAALMHRNATGEGQVVGTSLFGSSILISGVTLMEQAMLDLNRVGTSNRAQGAGPADTFQTKDGWVLVQSIGRPLFERWVKLMGEDHWLEDPRFETDQGRGDNNEILSERMAKWCIERTTEEALEQMAAVRLPCGPVLSPQQVLEDPHLKAMGLLKEINYPNADKPIPVADFPVKMSKSDTSIKKRPPTLGEHTDELMESLGYSKDEITALKEKRVI, encoded by the coding sequence ATGTCAGGCGTATTATCAGGCATTCGAGTATTAGACTTTGGTCGCTATATTGCTGGCCCTTACTGTGCAACAATCATGGGCCAGTTAGGGGCAGAGGTCATTCGTATCGAAAAGCTGGCGGGAAGTGAAGATCGATATATGACACCCCTTACCGAATCCGGGGAAGGCGGTCTCTTATTTCAAATAGCCCATGACAAAATGGGAATGACGCTTAACCCAATGAAACCCGAAGGGCGCGAAATTGTGGAGAGGCTGGTTAAAACCGCGGATGTGGTGGTTGCCAATCTCCCGGTTGATACTCTGGAAACCATGGGGCTGGATTATGAAAGCCTGAAAGCGATTAAAGAAGACATCATTCTGACCCATCCCTCTGCTTTTGGAGATGTTGGGCCATACGCAAATAAAGTAGGTTTTGATGGGATCGGGCAGGCGATGTCGGGCGCGATGTATATGTCCGGTGACGGTCATGAGCCACGCAAACTGTATGGTCCGTGGGTCGATTTTTCTACCGCGATGATCAGTTGTATTGGCACGCTCGCAGCATTGATGCATCGGAATGCGACCGGTGAGGGACAGGTTGTTGGGACTTCCTTGTTTGGATCGTCCATTTTGATTTCCGGGGTGACCCTGATGGAACAGGCCATGCTGGATCTCAATCGCGTTGGAACCTCAAATAGGGCTCAGGGTGCGGGGCCGGCTGATACATTTCAAACAAAAGATGGCTGGGTTTTGGTACAGTCCATTGGCCGGCCACTTTTCGAGCGCTGGGTGAAGTTGATGGGCGAAGATCACTGGTTGGAAGATCCACGTTTTGAGACGGATCAGGGCCGGGGCGATAATAATGAAATCCTGTCGGAACGAATGGCAAAATGGTGTATTGAGCGCACGACCGAAGAAGCGTTGGAGCAGATGGCTGCCGTGCGACTTCCTTGTGGTCCGGTTCTGTCCCCGCAACAGGTGTTGGAAGATCCGCATTTGAAAGCGATGGGATTGTTGAAAGAGATTAACTATCCCAACGCAGATAAGCCGATCCCGGTTGCAGATTTCCCGGTTAAAATGTCCAAGTCAGATACGTCCATCAAGAAACGTCCACCTACACTGGGTGAACACACGGACGAATTGATGGAGAGTCTGGGTTATTCAAAAGACGAAATTACCGCCTTGAAAGAAAAGCGGGTTATTTGA
- a CDS encoding SDR family oxidoreductase: MGRVNNKIALVTGAGSGLGRAISIMLAKEGAKVAVTDINEESARETASLIGEAALALQHDVTDEQRWQDVLQQTVDHFGGLNILVNNAGIGDGSDVESTDFATWKRVHEIDLDSVFLGCKYAIAHMEKTDGLGSIVNISSIAGIIAGHNMAAYNSAKSGVRHLSKSVALHCAKKKNGIRCNSVHPTFVRTPILDSMFARHGAEDGIAKLSRQVPIGHIGEPDDIAYGVLYLASDESRFMTGAELVLDGGISAM; the protein is encoded by the coding sequence ATGGGAAGAGTGAACAATAAAATTGCTTTGGTAACAGGTGCCGGAAGCGGGTTGGGCCGCGCGATTTCTATTATGCTGGCGAAGGAAGGCGCAAAAGTAGCCGTTACCGATATTAATGAAGAAAGCGCCCGAGAAACCGCCTCCTTGATCGGTGAGGCAGCTCTTGCTCTTCAACATGATGTAACTGATGAACAAAGATGGCAGGATGTTTTGCAACAGACTGTCGACCATTTTGGCGGGCTGAACATTCTTGTCAACAATGCGGGCATTGGGGATGGTTCTGATGTGGAAAGCACAGATTTCGCCACTTGGAAACGGGTTCACGAAATCGACCTTGATTCCGTGTTTTTAGGATGTAAATACGCCATTGCCCATATGGAAAAGACAGACGGCCTCGGATCGATTGTAAATATCTCCAGTATTGCTGGTATTATTGCAGGCCATAATATGGCCGCCTATAATTCCGCCAAGTCGGGTGTCCGGCATCTAAGTAAATCTGTCGCATTGCACTGCGCCAAAAAGAAAAACGGCATTCGCTGTAATTCTGTTCATCCGACATTTGTCAGAACGCCAATTCTGGATTCCATGTTTGCCCGCCATGGTGCAGAAGATGGTATCGCCAAGCTGTCCCGTCAGGTTCCAATTGGACATATAGGCGAACCGGATGATATTGCTTACGGTGTCTTATATCTAGCATCAGATGAATCCCGTTTTATGACCGGAGCGGAACTGGTCCTTGATGGCGGCATCAGTGCGATGTAA
- a CDS encoding ABC transporter ATP-binding protein, translating into MIDQAKSKQEMAAQPDRQSARMLYGRLLRDYVSRYKFKVIAAIFFMILGAATTAATAFLMKPIVDRVFLEKDENTVLYTTLSIVAVFAARGFAAFWQTVLMNWVGSKVVADIQSDLFSKVVNADLAWFHANPTGQLISRFVFDTTLLRTGTTQTLIVLTKDSLTAIFLVGSLFYYDWKMAFFIVVVLPPSALAIKQLGRRSRKAIKNNLEQTGHFSSFLEEVFQGIRVVKAYSQEAQTQKHGDEVIERRFKYDLKAMQVQATANPIVESVSGGIIAAVIYYGASSVTAGETTPGTFFAFITAVMLAYQPIKSVAKITPQMQNGVAAAERVFHMMDVVHEVTEKEDAKPLVLEKGEVQFDHVTFSYGGEEAILRDLSLTLEAGKRIALVGPSGGGKSTIMNLIPRFYDVAEGRILIDGQDTRDVTFRSLRDKIALVSQDIFLFDDTVRANIAYGGVDASEEDIVAAAKDAAAHDFIMALPEGYDTKVGADGVRLSGGQKQRIAIARAMLKDAPILLLDEATSALDTESERKIQSALTRLMEGRTSLVIAHRLSTILDADRIYVIVEGRVAESGTHAELLEISGVYADLYNKQFESDSSIASVS; encoded by the coding sequence TTGATTGATCAAGCGAAGTCGAAACAGGAAATGGCAGCTCAACCTGATCGACAGTCGGCAAGAATGTTGTATGGCCGTTTGCTGCGGGATTATGTGTCCCGCTACAAATTTAAGGTTATCGCCGCCATTTTCTTTATGATTTTGGGCGCAGCAACGACGGCGGCGACCGCCTTCCTGATGAAACCAATTGTCGACCGTGTCTTTCTGGAAAAAGATGAAAATACGGTTTTATATACGACCCTGTCGATTGTTGCCGTTTTTGCGGCGCGCGGTTTTGCGGCTTTCTGGCAAACCGTATTGATGAATTGGGTGGGCAGTAAGGTTGTTGCGGATATTCAATCAGATCTTTTCAGCAAGGTCGTGAACGCTGATCTGGCGTGGTTTCATGCCAATCCAACAGGGCAACTGATTTCCCGCTTTGTGTTCGACACAACGCTGCTTCGAACCGGGACGACACAAACCTTGATTGTTCTGACAAAAGACAGTCTGACCGCCATTTTTCTGGTGGGATCGCTTTTCTATTATGACTGGAAAATGGCGTTTTTCATTGTTGTTGTTCTACCGCCCTCAGCCCTTGCGATTAAACAACTGGGCCGGCGATCCCGAAAGGCGATTAAGAATAATCTTGAACAGACCGGGCATTTCAGTTCCTTTCTGGAGGAAGTCTTCCAGGGTATTCGCGTTGTTAAGGCCTATAGCCAGGAAGCCCAGACCCAAAAACATGGAGACGAGGTTATTGAGCGGCGTTTCAAGTATGATTTGAAGGCCATGCAGGTTCAGGCAACTGCGAACCCCATTGTGGAAAGTGTTTCCGGCGGTATTATTGCTGCCGTCATTTATTATGGCGCGAGTAGTGTAACCGCCGGCGAAACAACTCCTGGTACCTTCTTTGCCTTTATTACCGCAGTGATGCTCGCGTATCAGCCTATTAAGAGCGTGGCGAAAATTACGCCCCAGATGCAAAATGGTGTTGCCGCAGCAGAGCGCGTGTTTCACATGATGGACGTGGTGCATGAAGTCACTGAAAAAGAAGACGCCAAACCACTTGTCCTTGAAAAAGGCGAGGTGCAGTTTGATCACGTGACTTTTTCATATGGCGGAGAAGAAGCAATTTTGCGGGATCTTTCCTTGACACTTGAGGCAGGTAAACGGATCGCGTTGGTTGGGCCGTCTGGCGGTGGAAAGTCGACGATTATGAACCTCATTCCGCGCTTTTATGATGTTGCCGAAGGGCGCATTCTGATTGACGGTCAGGATACACGGGATGTTACTTTCCGGTCACTACGCGATAAAATTGCGTTGGTCAGTCAGGATATTTTCCTGTTCGATGATACGGTCCGGGCAAATATCGCCTATGGCGGTGTTGATGCCTCAGAAGAAGATATTGTTGCTGCAGCAAAGGATGCGGCTGCGCATGACTTTATTATGGCGTTGCCAGAAGGATATGACACGAAGGTTGGCGCCGATGGTGTCCGGCTATCAGGCGGGCAGAAGCAAAGAATTGCCATTGCCAGGGCCATGCTGAAAGATGCGCCTATCCTGCTTCTGGACGAAGCAACTTCGGCACTGGATACAGAGTCAGAGCGAAAGATACAGTCTGCCTTGACCCGATTGATGGAAGGGCGCACGTCCCTTGTTATTGCGCACCGGTTGTCGACTATTCTGGATGCTGATCGTATTTATGTGATTGTCGAGGGACGGGTCGCCGAATCCGGTACGCATGCTGAACTTCTGGAAATCAGTGGTGTCTATGCAGATCTTTACAACAAGCAATTCGAATCCGATAGTTCGATTGCCTCTGTCTCCTGA
- a CDS encoding glutamine amidotransferase-related protein, with product MSSNKILLILHQARSDPGRVGEALRTLGYELDMRIPAIGHTLPDDVSEHKATVVFGGPMSANDDHEDYILQETRYVDRVLNAEKPYFGICLGAQIMARSLGAAVDRHPDGYMEIGYHPVHPTQEGHPLFPSPMKAFQWHKEGFDLPKACELLATSPEFANQAFQYGTNAFGIQFHPEVTEAMNRRWLDKASHMLVEPGAQSAEEQLADRAEHDDTLRVWLDNFLNQWIGPAS from the coding sequence ATGTCCTCCAATAAAATCCTATTAATTCTTCACCAAGCCCGCTCTGACCCCGGTCGGGTGGGCGAAGCACTTCGAACCCTCGGATATGAACTGGATATGCGTATCCCGGCCATTGGCCATACGTTACCTGACGATGTTTCAGAACATAAGGCCACTGTTGTCTTTGGCGGTCCGATGAGTGCAAATGATGACCATGAGGACTATATTCTTCAGGAAACACGGTATGTTGACCGAGTGCTGAATGCCGAGAAACCCTACTTCGGGATATGCCTGGGGGCTCAGATAATGGCCCGCAGTCTTGGCGCGGCCGTGGACCGGCACCCGGACGGTTATATGGAAATTGGCTACCATCCAGTGCACCCCACGCAGGAAGGCCACCCGCTCTTTCCCAGCCCCATGAAAGCGTTCCAATGGCATAAAGAGGGGTTCGACCTGCCGAAGGCGTGCGAACTGTTAGCGACCAGCCCGGAATTTGCCAATCAGGCTTTTCAATATGGAACAAACGCGTTTGGTATTCAGTTCCACCCGGAAGTAACGGAAGCCATGAACCGTCGCTGGCTGGACAAGGCAAGTCACATGCTGGTGGAACCCGGGGCACAATCCGCAGAAGAGCAACTGGCAGACCGCGCCGAACATGATGACACATTAAGAGTATGGCTGGATAATTTTCTAAACCAGTGGATCGGACCTGCTTCCTAA
- a CDS encoding peroxiredoxin-like family protein — protein sequence MSSHKLAAGSPFPVITVPSVNGEQMSVGAPNDKDRWTLVVVYRGRHCPLCVKYLDSLESLLSDFDAVNTDVVAVSGDGLEKAKEQVKLGNLTLPLAYDLSIEQMKSLGLYISNPRSPEETDQPFPEPGLFVIRPDGTIQILDISNAPFSRPDLSSILRGITFIQEKGYPVRGTYS from the coding sequence ATGTCCTCACATAAACTTGCCGCAGGAAGCCCCTTTCCTGTCATTACAGTGCCATCGGTAAATGGTGAACAGATGTCAGTTGGTGCCCCAAATGATAAAGATCGCTGGACCCTGGTTGTCGTCTATCGGGGACGTCATTGTCCTCTCTGTGTAAAATATTTGGACAGTCTGGAGTCACTATTGTCGGATTTTGATGCCGTAAATACAGATGTTGTCGCCGTTTCGGGGGATGGTCTTGAAAAAGCCAAAGAGCAGGTTAAACTGGGTAATCTTACACTTCCACTGGCCTATGATCTTAGTATTGAGCAAATGAAGTCCCTGGGCCTGTATATTTCCAACCCGCGCTCTCCGGAAGAAACTGATCAGCCATTTCCCGAGCCAGGATTGTTTGTAATCAGACCGGACGGCACTATTCAAATTCTCGACATTTCAAATGCCCCTTTTTCCCGCCCGGACCTGAGTTCGATCTTAAGGGGCATCACTTTCATTCAGGAAAAAGGGTATCCTGTGCGCGGTACATACTCGTAA
- a CDS encoding glycosyltransferase family 9 protein → MKRNLFVTSNRLGDAVLTTGILHHLIKQEPDIPVTVICGTIPADIFAAIPQVERVITLRKEKYNRHWIKAAIKAGPHFWNRIVDYRGSIFSIMPARHRHIWTGGDDTVHKTVANARLIGVDHAIPPLIIPSAADLAKTALLLKLETDKRPVLALAPTANFDQKQWHHENFLNLAKTLTGEKGILNGARIAILGAPGEEKQAMPVVEGLPSDQIINLVGKTTPLEAACYLSHASLFVGNDSGLMHSAVAVGVPTVGLFGIGKPVVYGPSGKHTLLIKGIPEGQPIHLPPCGDNDVLPLSRVSREIEAFFNSLGQ, encoded by the coding sequence ATGAAACGTAATCTGTTTGTCACGTCCAACCGTTTGGGCGACGCTGTTCTGACGACAGGAATATTGCATCACCTGATCAAGCAGGAACCTGACATACCGGTAACGGTGATTTGCGGAACAATTCCAGCCGATATTTTCGCAGCCATCCCACAGGTTGAACGCGTTATAACGTTGCGAAAAGAAAAATATAACCGTCACTGGATCAAGGCCGCCATTAAGGCAGGCCCACATTTTTGGAACCGCATCGTCGACTATAGAGGCAGCATCTTCAGCATCATGCCCGCTCGCCATCGGCATATCTGGACTGGCGGAGACGACACGGTGCATAAAACGGTTGCGAATGCCCGTCTTATTGGCGTCGACCATGCTATCCCTCCGTTGATTATTCCATCGGCGGCAGACCTTGCCAAAACGGCCCTCCTGCTGAAATTAGAGACAGACAAACGACCAGTTCTAGCGCTGGCGCCAACAGCAAATTTCGATCAAAAGCAATGGCATCACGAGAATTTCCTGAATCTGGCGAAAACACTAACCGGCGAAAAAGGTATTTTAAACGGGGCTCGCATTGCCATTCTGGGGGCACCTGGGGAAGAAAAACAGGCGATGCCTGTTGTTGAAGGCCTGCCATCCGACCAGATAATAAACCTCGTTGGAAAGACAACGCCGCTGGAGGCTGCCTGCTATCTGTCTCACGCCAGTCTGTTTGTTGGAAACGATTCCGGTTTGATGCACAGCGCTGTTGCAGTCGGCGTTCCAACAGTCGGGCTTTTTGGAATCGGCAAACCCGTTGTGTATGGCCCCTCTGGAAAACACACGCTTCTTATTAAAGGGATTCCGGAAGGACAGCCTATTCACCTCCCCCCTTGTGGAGATAACGACGTTCTTCCTCTCTCTCGGGTCAGCCGTGAAATCGAAGCGTTTTTTAACAGCCTTGGTCAGTAA
- a CDS encoding MarR family winged helix-turn-helix transcriptional regulator, giving the protein MTTNKKKTGSASALDFQIINWIGIIEQLSSTQAKRLLDGTDVPMPQFILLNHFSHRPDEGKTVSNVAWAMQQPQPGITKTLAKMVSNGFLKEEPNPEDGRSKILFLTEQGKQSHAIAQSRLIRGMSGVFDDWEETDKKQLFTYLDRLKIYFDDNR; this is encoded by the coding sequence ATGACAACAAACAAAAAGAAAACAGGCTCTGCAAGTGCCCTCGATTTCCAAATCATCAACTGGATCGGGATCATCGAACAGTTGAGCAGTACTCAGGCCAAACGGCTCTTGGACGGGACGGACGTGCCAATGCCCCAGTTCATTCTGCTCAATCATTTCAGCCATCGCCCGGACGAAGGAAAGACCGTGTCTAATGTCGCCTGGGCGATGCAGCAGCCACAGCCGGGCATTACCAAAACCCTGGCCAAAATGGTCTCAAATGGATTTTTAAAAGAAGAACCGAACCCGGAGGATGGCAGATCCAAAATCCTCTTCCTGACAGAGCAGGGAAAACAATCCCATGCCATCGCCCAAAGTAGATTAATCCGCGGTATGAGCGGTGTTTTTGACGACTGGGAAGAAACCGACAAAAAGCAGCTATTTACTTATCTCGACCGATTAAAGATTTACTTTGACGATAATCGCTAA
- a CDS encoding cold-shock protein, whose product MLIGSRGLGAMQENSTVQSSVEIRDSIECKVKWFNTAKGFGFVEPLDGSGDAFVHISVLQHNGLQGLPEGAPIICDLAAGVRGQQVQKIVDLGPAPVLDRTDSDSELIEGIVKFFNTEKGFGFVTPMDASRDIFVHMKALEKSGLGMLEAGQQVRLNVKDGEKGPLAEGVELL is encoded by the coding sequence GTGTTGATCGGTAGTCGGGGACTGGGTGCGATGCAAGAGAATAGTACAGTACAATCGAGTGTAGAAATACGTGATAGTATCGAATGCAAGGTAAAGTGGTTCAATACGGCGAAGGGCTTTGGCTTTGTAGAGCCGCTGGATGGCTCGGGCGACGCATTTGTTCATATATCCGTTTTACAGCATAACGGATTGCAGGGGTTACCGGAAGGGGCGCCAATCATTTGCGATCTTGCTGCGGGGGTACGGGGGCAACAGGTTCAAAAAATTGTGGACCTTGGACCAGCACCAGTTCTGGACCGGACGGATAGTGACTCCGAACTGATAGAGGGTATTGTCAAATTCTTTAACACAGAGAAAGGATTTGGTTTTGTGACCCCAATGGATGCCAGCCGAGATATTTTTGTGCATATGAAGGCACTTGAAAAATCGGGGCTCGGTATGTTGGAGGCTGGCCAGCAGGTTCGATTAAACGTCAAGGACGGTGAAAAAGGTCCACTTGCCGAGGGTGTTGAGCTCCTTTAA
- a CDS encoding Acg family FMN-binding oxidoreductase: MMNRRRFLKTLGGTGVVLAASAVGLSQCDQMPSEAIESWQGPNETLEDREWMLSYALLAPNPHNMQSWIADLRQNNIITIFADDSRLLPDTDPYSRQITIGQGTFLEILTIAARQRGYRPLVILYPDGSPAEDALEIGARAIARITLQKDPTIKRDPLFEQLLKRRSNKQPYRQVSLSADHHGQMKAFNLLPGQKTGFAITEDTVRPLRDFAKKAMITEMTTPRTLKESVVRTRIGADEIAKHRDGIDLNGPLFWWLKAFGQFSEEKAMTPGTIAHQGGLDYALGWADGTHGFGWLSTQDNSREAQVNAGRSYVRLNLMATSLGIAMHPVSQILQEYPEMTALQTAFNQHLNIGGQERIQMFFRIGYQEKPAPSPRRKLTDIMRA; the protein is encoded by the coding sequence ATGATGAATAGAAGACGTTTTCTAAAAACACTCGGCGGCACAGGTGTTGTTCTGGCAGCCAGCGCCGTTGGGCTCAGTCAGTGCGATCAAATGCCTTCTGAAGCCATAGAAAGCTGGCAGGGGCCGAACGAAACACTGGAGGATCGCGAATGGATGTTGTCCTATGCCCTCCTCGCACCCAACCCGCACAATATGCAATCCTGGATCGCAGATCTGCGGCAGAACAACATCATTACAATTTTTGCTGATGACAGTCGCCTGCTTCCCGACACTGACCCCTACTCCCGGCAGATCACAATTGGTCAGGGAACATTTCTTGAAATCTTGACCATCGCCGCCCGTCAAAGAGGATATCGGCCATTGGTGATCCTTTACCCGGATGGTAGCCCTGCAGAAGATGCATTGGAAATTGGTGCACGCGCCATTGCCCGGATCACATTGCAGAAAGACCCAACCATCAAGCGGGATCCATTGTTTGAACAATTGCTGAAACGGCGCTCCAACAAACAGCCATACCGGCAGGTCTCGCTTTCGGCAGATCATCACGGTCAAATGAAAGCATTTAATCTTTTACCCGGACAAAAGACGGGTTTTGCGATTACCGAAGACACGGTTCGCCCCTTACGCGATTTCGCCAAGAAAGCCATGATTACCGAGATGACAACGCCTCGTACACTTAAAGAAAGTGTTGTTAGAACCCGTATCGGCGCTGATGAAATCGCGAAACATCGGGATGGCATTGATTTAAACGGGCCGCTTTTCTGGTGGTTGAAGGCCTTTGGTCAGTTTTCAGAGGAAAAAGCAATGACGCCCGGTACCATCGCTCATCAGGGTGGCCTTGACTATGCGCTCGGCTGGGCCGACGGCACCCATGGCTTCGGCTGGCTCAGCACACAGGATAATTCACGGGAAGCACAGGTTAATGCAGGTCGGTCTTATGTCCGATTGAATTTGATGGCCACGAGCCTTGGCATCGCTATGCATCCGGTCAGTCAGATCCTGCAGGAATACCCGGAAATGACGGCCTTACAAACTGCCTTCAACCAACATTTAAACATTGGTGGTCAGGAAAGGATACAAATGTTCTTCCGAATTGGGTATCAAGAGAAACCCGCCCCTTCCCCAAGACGGAAACTGACTGATATAATGAGAGCATGA
- a CDS encoding GcrA family cell cycle regulator has protein sequence MSWTEERIEKLRKLWGSGKTAAEIAEELGDVTRNAVIGKANRLGLSAKATPAAAPKPKKKVVPAHRACQWPIGHPGEADFHFCGDESVPSKPYCLKHCNMAYQSKDNN, from the coding sequence ATGAGCTGGACTGAAGAACGCATTGAAAAACTGAGAAAACTTTGGGGATCAGGCAAAACGGCTGCTGAGATTGCTGAAGAATTAGGTGATGTTACCCGCAATGCTGTGATTGGTAAGGCAAACCGTCTTGGTCTTTCTGCAAAAGCCACTCCGGCTGCGGCACCAAAGCCAAAGAAAAAAGTTGTTCCGGCACATCGTGCCTGCCAATGGCCGATCGGACATCCAGGAGAGGCGGACTTTCATTTTTGCGGAGATGAGTCTGTGCCAAGCAAGCCCTATTGCCTGAAGCATTGCAACATGGCCTACCAGTCTAAAGACAATAACTAA
- a CDS encoding metallophosphoesterase family protein yields MFGFSDKKKIRVALEPSQRVIAIGDIHGQIDRLTTLMEQVDSYREDNPVEDEAMVFLGDFADRGPLSAEVINYLSDRRKQSKKQNHREVFLKGNHEQLMIETLSGDLTRAELWWKNGGKETAYSYARFCGFSLEGKDIHQSLTLMRDHFPKAHAKFYNKLDLLYRKGPLLFVHAGIRMDKSIKDQNEEDLMWIRAPFLDYSGPKRKFMVVHGHTIMSGFKPEITPHRISIDTGSYRKKGKITAAIFENNKVRFLESGTTTNFKSSPFD; encoded by the coding sequence ATGTTCGGATTTTCAGATAAAAAAAAGATCAGAGTTGCACTGGAACCGTCACAGCGCGTGATCGCAATCGGCGATATACATGGGCAAATCGACCGGCTGACAACCCTGATGGAACAGGTCGACAGTTACCGTGAAGACAATCCTGTTGAAGATGAAGCCATGGTTTTTCTTGGGGATTTCGCGGATCGCGGGCCACTTTCAGCTGAGGTTATCAACTATTTATCGGATCGGCGCAAACAATCCAAGAAACAGAACCACCGAGAGGTTTTTCTGAAAGGCAATCACGAACAGTTAATGATCGAAACATTGTCTGGCGATCTTACAAGAGCCGAGCTTTGGTGGAAAAATGGCGGGAAAGAAACTGCGTATAGCTACGCGCGGTTTTGTGGGTTTTCCCTTGAAGGAAAAGACATTCACCAAAGCCTGACCTTGATGCGAGATCATTTTCCAAAAGCCCACGCCAAATTTTACAATAAACTCGACCTGCTTTACCGGAAAGGACCGCTGCTCTTTGTGCATGCGGGAATACGGATGGATAAATCCATTAAAGATCAGAATGAGGAGGATTTGATGTGGATCAGAGCCCCCTTCCTTGATTACAGCGGCCCGAAACGAAAATTCATGGTTGTCCATGGGCACACCATCATGTCCGGTTTCAAACCCGAAATAACCCCTCACAGAATCAGTATCGATACAGGGAGTTATCGCAAAAAAGGGAAAATAACGGCGGCTATTTTCGAAAATAATAAAGTCAGATTTCTGGAAAGTGGCACAACGACAAACTTCAAAAGCAGCCCTTTTGACTAA
- a CDS encoding MFS transporter yields the protein MTSVPYSPKSAELRLTGYYSAFFAVYGIAIPLWPRWLEGQVSLENVGLVLGLSYWLKLIVVPVTSWVADTTGDRRRVMIALALIVFIGLLILPHMNGWVSYLVIWGIAGAALSTGIPLSDGLTMRLVQLLDLEFGTVRRWGSVSFMAVSLGVGALADWGGLDAIYYSILAASVLLLIAAYFTPRIYTKPDQGKAPFFKPLSLPNFPLFVVTVALLLSTHAALYGFSAIYWKSLGYSNTVITILWIVGVIAEIFMFSVSGRLIKRFGAMLMIIVAGLGGVVRWTLLAYATDLPVLVFAQLLHALTFALLYMSLIAYMTKRIPPAISASAQGLYDSLSMGVFFGILTMLAGYLFEMDPQYSFLLMTGCALLGVGLAVILLIRVRSYEKGLELDEHR from the coding sequence ATGACGTCAGTCCCTTATTCCCCCAAGTCTGCCGAGCTTCGCCTGACGGGTTACTACTCAGCGTTTTTTGCTGTTTACGGGATCGCGATTCCGCTTTGGCCGCGCTGGCTTGAAGGTCAGGTTTCGCTGGAAAATGTCGGGTTAGTTCTGGGCCTTTCCTACTGGCTGAAATTGATTGTCGTACCCGTTACGTCGTGGGTTGCGGATACGACAGGGGATCGCCGTCGGGTCATGATTGCTCTTGCCCTGATTGTTTTTATCGGATTGTTGATCCTGCCTCACATGAACGGCTGGGTTTCCTACCTTGTGATCTGGGGAATCGCTGGCGCGGCACTGTCTACGGGGATCCCTCTCTCTGATGGGTTGACCATGCGCCTTGTTCAGTTGCTTGACCTGGAATTTGGCACCGTTCGACGTTGGGGATCTGTCAGTTTTATGGCGGTGTCTTTAGGCGTTGGTGCGCTTGCTGACTGGGGCGGCTTGGATGCCATCTACTATTCTATTTTGGCGGCGTCCGTTCTTCTGCTGATTGCCGCCTATTTTACGCCGAGGATCTATACGAAGCCGGATCAGGGTAAGGCGCCCTTTTTTAAGCCCTTATCCTTGCCGAATTTTCCTTTATTCGTGGTAACCGTTGCTCTCCTTCTCTCTACGCACGCTGCGTTATATGGTTTCAGTGCGATCTACTGGAAGTCACTTGGATACTCCAATACCGTTATCACTATTCTATGGATCGTCGGCGTGATCGCTGAAATTTTCATGTTTAGTGTGTCCGGAAGGTTGATAAAGCGGTTCGGGGCCATGCTTATGATAATTGTTGCGGGGCTTGGGGGTGTTGTGCGGTGGACGCTTTTGGCTTACGCCACGGATCTTCCGGTTCTGGTTTTTGCGCAGCTCTTGCATGCTTTGACATTTGCCCTGCTCTATATGTCATTGATTGCCTATATGACGAAAAGGATCCCTCCCGCCATATCCGCTTCAGCGCAGGGTTTGTATGACAGTTTGTCCATGGGTGTTTTCTTCGGCATATTGACCATGCTCGCCGGTTACCTGTTTGAAATGGACCCCCAATACAGCTTTTTGCTGATGACAGGCTGCGCCCTGCTGGGGGTTGGTTTGGCCGTTATATTGCTTATCCGTGTTCGGTCGTATGAAAAGGGATTGGAACTGGATGAACACCGTTAG